The Pseudomonas moraviensis genome contains the following window.
GGATGTGCCGGCCCCATCGCGAGCAGGCTCACTCCTACAGGAGATCGGTACGCGGTCACTGTGGGAGCGAGCCTGCTCGCGAAGGCGGTGTGTCAGGCGAAGAAGATCTTCGCCAGTGACATCAAGCGCCGTGGCACTTCTTGAATTTCTTGCCGTTGCCGCACGGGCAAGGGTCGTTACGACCGACGTCTTTCAAGGCGTTGCGCACCGGTTCCTGGTGGGCGTGGCCGCAGTTCGGGCCGTGGACATGGCCATGGTCGTGATCGTGATGGTGGTCATGATCGTGGTTGCAGTCAGGGCCATGGACATGAGGTTGCTGGGTCATCGAGGTCACTCCGGAGTTAGATCGGCGGGGATTATCACGCCATTGCGCTCAAGGTGCACGTAGTGGGCGATGAATAAACCAGTTTCCATTTCCCCCTGCAATCGATAGGGAATCTGCTGATTCGGATTTTTCAGCAGTTTCACCACCTGTTTGATCTTCGGCCACAGGTTGGTGCGGATCGGCACTTTGAAATAGGCGCTGCGCTTCGGCCCGACGGTAAACCAGTGCTCATGCTCGCCCTCGGTGAGCAGCATGTCGGCCAGATGGATGCGGTATTCCAGACCGCGTACGGTCAGGTCGCTGTCGTTGGGATTGTCGACGCGAAAGTGCAGGATGAATTTCTGCTCGAGCAGTTTGGCCCGTACCACCTCGACTTTCACCAGATGCACGGCGGGTTCGACGCTGTCATCACTGAACCACGAGGCACAGCCGCCGAGGTTTACGATCAGCATCAACAGCAGAAAATTTAATGTGCGCCGGCGACCGAGCATGGTTGTACTCCCTTTGTTGCCAGTCTAGACGCTAAAAGATCGCAGCCTTCGGCAGCTCCTGCAGAATGAACGCAAATCCTGTGTAGGAGCTGCCGAAGGCTGCGATCTTTTGATCTTCAGCTCAAGCGCCGAAATAACCCGCACAGCACTTCTTGAACTTCTGCCCGCTGCCGCAAGGGCAGCCGTCATTGCGCCCCAATTTCATCTGCACCGTCGGATCGATGAAATACCAGCGCCCGGCGTTCTGCACAAACGAGGAGCGCTCGCGGTGGCTGTGCTCGCCCTGGGTATCGTGCCAGCGCGCAGTGAAGGTGACGAAAGCATGTTCCGGCTGACCGCCAAAGACTTCCGAGCTTTCGACCTCAAGACCGAGCCAGGTGCTTTGCGCACTCCAGTCGCTGATCGATTGTCGGTTCAATCCCGCTTGCTGGGCGGGCAGGGTGGTCGCCACCAGATAGTCGATCAGCCCCAGCACATAAGCGCTGTAGCGCGAGCGCATCAAGGCTTCGGCGCACGGTGCCGGGTGGCCGTCATGATAAGGGCCGCAGCAGGCATCCAGCAGATTGCCGCTGCCGCATGGGCAAATGGCTGTACTCATTGCATTACCACCAGTATTTCCCGAAATTTTCCGGATTGGCCCAGAAGCGTGAATTGAGCCAGTCGGGGACTTGTTTGTAGTCAAGCAGATCGTAAGTGAACAGCGTCAGCACCTGCTCGTCGCGCTGGAAACGCTCGCTGGCCTGCAGTGCCAGCGAATAGAAATCGGTTTCCTGCCAGCCACTGGCCGCGAGATCAGCCAGCACCGCGATGCGACTGGCGTTGAGATTGCGGATGCCGCCCAACAGGTTCAGGCCGTCGCGCTTGGGCAAATGTTCCAGGCAATCGACTACCAGCGCCAGATCGAAGCGTTGCGCGGCCAGTTCGGCAGGCAATGCGCCGGGCGCGGCGTGGGCCACCAAGGTGTCAGGGTGCGCCTGCTTGAAGGCGTCCAGGGCTGGAAATGCGCTGGCGCCGATCAGCAGCAGACGAGCCGGGGCGTAGCGATCCAGCAAAGCGGCCAGCGCCTGTTGCGGCGTGCGCGAAGAAATGGCGACGTTCATCGAAGCTCCTCAGTCAGACCGCCAAGACTAGCCTGCCAGACTGCGGCGGCAAAGCGCCCGGTTGCGTGGTTTTCCTTAAAAGTGGCAAACCCCTGTGAACACGGTCGCAAACAGCGGTGGCCTATTGCTGGCGGAGATTAAAACTCCGGTCTTTAATCCCTGAATCGGTTTCAAGCCGATCCCTCAGGAGAAAACTAGATGAGCATAGTTCGGACAGCATTACCCTTGGTTCTGCTAACCAGTGTGTTGACTGGTTGTGCAGGTTTGCAGAAAACCGACTGGCCGACCTGTGCGGCGGTCGGTGGTGTGGTCGGTGCCGGTCTCGGTGCGACGGAAAGCGCTTCGTGGGCCGGTTATGGTGCGCTGCTGGTTGGCGGCACGGCGGCGGCTTATTGCTGGGTGCATGGTGATGGCGATGAGGACGGCGATGGCGTGCCGGACAGTCGCGACAAGTGCCCGGGCACGCCAAAAGGTGTGCAGGTCGATGCTGACGGTTGCCCACCACCGACGCCTGCGCCAGTGGTCGAAGAAGCGGTTGTGGTCAAGGAGGAAACCATCGTCATTCGTGATGTGCACTTCGAGTTCGACAAAGCCACGCTGACCGGCCCTGACAAGCAAGTGCTCGACAAAGTCGCCGATCGCCTGAAACAGGAGTCCTCCACCGCGCAACTGACCGTGACCGGTCACACCGACAGTGTCGGCAGCGATGCCTACAACAAGAAACTCTCGGATCGGCGTGCGCACTCGGTGGTGGAATACCTGATCCAGCAGGGCGTACCGCGTGCCAGCTTCGTTTCGGTGTCGGGCCTTGGTGAAAGCCAGCCTGTCGCTGACAACAAGTCGGCCGATGGTCGCGCGCAGAACCGTCGCACCGAAATCAAAATCGTCCGCTAGCCCCTCTCGCATCCGCGGCTTGTGCAGTCGCGGATGCGGGTCTTTACTCCTGTGTAACCGGTATGGGCCGGTACACAGGAGCGTTCACAAATGCGTGTTTTCTCAAGGTCCGTCTTGCCGGTGCTGCTGCTTGGCAGCTTGCTCACCGGTTGTGCCACTCACAGCGATGGCACCGCCCCCCTCAATCAACGTACGTGGCCGATCTGCAGCCTGCTTGGCGGCCTGGTCGGCGGCGGTCTTGGTGCCATTGAAAGCGCCGGCTGGGCCGGTGGCGGCGCGGCATTGGGCATCGTCACCGGGGGCCTGATCTGTTATGCCCAGGATGGCGACGAAGACAGCGACGGCGTGTTCGACCGCCGCGACCGTTGCCCGGACACGCCGGAAAATACCGAAGTCGATCACCGCGGTTGTCCACGGCCGCAATATCCGGTCGCAGTAAAACCGGTCGAACCGGCGCCGCAAACCGAAGTGATCACCCTGAGCGATGCCGGCAACGTGTTGTTCGATTTCGACAAATCCGATCTGACCCCGGCAGCAAAAGCCCAGCTCGACACTTTGATGGACAAGCTGCGCAATGCCGATGTGGTCAGCATCAAAGTCATCGGGCATACCGACAGCAAAGGCTCCGACGCCTATAACCAGGCATTGTCGGAACGCCGTGCCAGCAGTGTAGCTGCGTACCTGCTGAGCCAGGGCCTGGCGCCGAACAAGCTCACCAGCGAAGGGCGAGGCGAGAGTGAACCGGTGGCCGATAACGCCAGCGATGAAGGTCGCGCAGAAAACCGCCGCGTCGAGCTGCACATCAATCGTTAGGAAAGGTCTGTAGTCCGCAGGCTAGAGCTGCCGGGCCGAAATCATCGGCTCGGCAGCCTTTTACCCGCTGTTTGTGGAAATTTCATTTTTCCCTCTGGCTTATCCCCCGCAGAAGCCGGTACTGTGCGTGCAAAGAATAATTCGCAACACGGGGGAGCGTATGAAGGTGTTCTGGGGGCTGGGGCGTTTGCTGACCCTGCTGTTCTGCTGCGTGGTACTGGCCAATCAACTGGTGCCGTTCGTCCATCCGCTGCATCTGCTGGTCAATCTGGCTGGCGCTCTGTTGTTGCTGATTCACGTACTCGAAGTGCTGCTGTGCAATGGCAGTCTCAAGGGGCGTCCGCATCCTTGGCGTGATCGTGGGCGCATTCTGTTGTTCGGCGTTTTCCATCTGCAAACCATCCCGGCCCCGGCCGCTCCGGAGGCTTCTTCCCATGCGTAAACTCTGCCTGCTCGCTGCATTCATCAGTCCACTGGCCTGCGCCCAGGTCGTCAACGTGCAAAGCAATTCGCTGATGCGCTTGCCCAACACCACCAGCACCCTGCAACTGGAGAAGCTGGAAGTTGCCGATTACGGCACTTTGCTGATCCCCTCCAACGTGACCGAATTGAACATCGATGAACTGCGCCTTGGCCATGAAGCGCGCATCGCCATCGTTCCGGCGGAACAGGCGCTGGAGCTGAAGGTCAAGCGCGCCGAGTTGAGCGACGGCAGCCAGATCACCGCGCGCGGCGCCCCCGGTACTTATGAAAAGGCTGCCCGGGCCGGGCGCAATCTGAACCTGCAATTTCAGGCCCTGAGCGCGCCGCAATTGACCGTCGATGCCCGTGGCGGCACCGGCGCACCGGGTTTCGTCGGCCTCGACGGCGGCAACGGTGAAGATCCGGGCTGCACCTATGGTTCGGCTGGCCACGGCGCCGATGGCAGTGACGGCAGCGATGGCCAGCCGGGCGCGCCGGGTGCGCTGGTGCGCCTTGCCGTGCCACGGGATTTCCCGGGCGAGCTGATCAAGGTCAACGTGGCTGGCGGTGCCGGCGGCCCGGCTGGTGTCGGTGGTAAAGCCGGGAAGGGCGGCAAGTCCAAGGGTTGCCTGGTGTACCGCGCCGATGGCGGCAAGAACGGCAAGGCCGGGGCTGATGGGCAGCCTGGGCCGACAGGGGCGGCGGGTGCCGTAACCGTGCAGCGTCTCTAAAGGCAAGCCCTCACCCCAGCCCTCTCCCAGAGGGAGAGGGAGCCGACCGAGGTGTCTGTCGCTATCCATCGACCTGAAAGACCAGGTCGATTATGGATTCAGCGAAAATCTTCCAAGTCGGCGTAACTCCTCAATATCCCCCAATCAGTCCCCTCTCCCGTAGGAAGAGGGGGCCGACCGAGGTGTCTGTCGCTATTCATCGACCTGAAAGACCAGGTCGATTATGGATTCAGCGAAAATCTTCCAAGTCGGCGTAACTCCTCAATATCCCCCAATCAGTCCCCTCTCCCTCTGGGAGAGGGCTAGGGTGAGGGGCTTTTGATCTTTGAGTCGCAGATTGTCAGAACATCGGCCGAGCCGCAGCCACCGCCACCAGCACCAACCCGACCAGCAGATTAAGGCCCACCACCCGCCGAATCCGCCCCAGCACCGCCGCACCCGCCGGCCAGTCCTTCACATCAACCGCCTTGCGCAGCTCCGGCAGCATCAACCCTTGAATGCGGATGAACAGCGCCGTCATCACCACATACAAACCGATCATCACCTGCACATACTTCGGTGCGGTCTCAAAGCCGACCTGCTGCAAGTGCAACATGCCTACGCCGCTGATCGGCAACAGAATCACCGCGACCCAGACCCAGCGGAAAAAACCTTGAAACACTTCCACCCACAGGGTCAGGCGAGCGGGGCCCTCGAGAGCCTTCACAGCCGCAGGGCGCAAGACCATCCAGGCGAAAAACATGCCGCCAACCCACACCAGAGCGGCGAGGACATGCAGGGGATAAACGAGGCTAAAAGGTGTCATTGGGTCACTCCGTTCTGCGCGGGATCGATTAGCGGGGTATGATAGCCGCCGAACCAAACTACTGAAAATTTATCCAGCGTTTTGCGCCCGACACTCAATGATCAGCACTGAACTCAAAACCACGATCCAGGGCGCCTATTCGCGTTTTCTAGAGGCCAAGAGCCTCAAGCCGCGTTATGGCCAGCGCCTGATGATCGCCGAAATCGCCAAGGTACTCGGCGATATCGACACCGACGATGAAGGCCGGCGCAGTGGCGACCCCGCGATTGTCGCGGTGGAAGCCGGCACCGGTACCGGCAAGACGGTGGCCTACAGCCTGGCGGCGATCCCCACGGCGAAACTGGCTGGCAAGCGTCTGGTGATTGCCACCGCGACCGTCGCCCTGCAAGAGCAGATCGTCTACAAGGATTTGCCCGACCTGATGCGCAACAGCGGGCTGAATTTCAGTTTCGCCCTGGCCAAGGGCCGTGGCCGCTACATGTGCCTGTCCAAACTCGACATGCTGCTGCAGGAAGGCCACGCGCAGACCGCCACCGCGCAGCTGTTCGAGGAAGAAGGCTTCAAGATCGAAGTCGACGAGGCCAGCCAGAAGCTGTTCACCAGCATGATTGAAAAGCTCGCCGGCAATAAGTGGGACGGCGACCGTGACAGCTGGCCGAACGCGCTGGAAGACGCCGACTGGGCGCGCCTGACCACCGATCACAGCCAGTGCACCAACCGGCATTGCCCGAACTTCGGCCAGTGCGCGTTCTACAAGGCCCGCGAAGGCATGGGCAAGGTCGACGTGATCGTCACCAACCACGACATGGTCCTGGCTGACCTGGCTCTGGGCGGCGGCGCCGTGCTGCCGGATCCGCGCGACACCATTTACGTGTTCGACGAAGGCCACCACCTGCCGGACAAGGCCATCGGCCACTTCGCCCATTACACGCGCCTGCGCTCCACCGCCGACTGGCTGGAAACCACCGCCAAGAACCTCACCAAACTGCTTGCCCAGCACCCGTTGCCGGGCGATCTCGGCAAGCTCATCGAGCAGGTGCCGGAGCTGGCGCGGGAGATCAAGACCCAGCAGCAGTTCATGTTCACCGCGTGCGAGCAGATCGCCGATTTCAAACCCGGCGAAGACGTCGAAGGCCGAGAGCGCCCGCGTCACCGCTTCGTCGGCGGGGTGATTCCCGAGGACATGCGCGAGATGGGCATCGAGCTGAAAAAAGGCTATTCGCGCCTCAACGACCTGTTCCAGCGTCTGACCGATCTGCTCAAGGAAGGCATGGATGGCGAGGTCAATATCGGCATTGCCAGCAATCAGGCCGAAGAGTGGTATCCGCTGTTCGGCAGCCTGTTGTCCCGTGCTTCCGGCAATTGGGAGCTGTGGACCGCGTTCACCGCCGAAGACCCGGAAGACAGCCCGCCCATGGCGCGCTGGCTGACCCTGGCCGAAAGCGGCTCGCTGTTCGACATCGAGGTCAACGCCAGTCCGATTCTGGCGGCGGAAACCTTGCGGCGCAGTTTGTGGAACGTCGCTTACGGCTGTCTGGTGACCTCGGCGACGCTGACGGCGCTGGGCACTTTCGATCGTTTCCGCATGCGCGCCGGCCTGCCGAAAAAAGCCGTTACGGCGGTGGTGCCGAGCCCGTTCCATCATGCCGATGCCGGCGTGTTGCGCGTGCCGGATCTCAAGGCCGATCCCCGCGACGCCGCCGCCCATACCGCGGCGATCATTCGCGAACTGCCGGATCTGGTCGAAGGTTCGCGCGGCACCCTCGTGCTGTTCTCCTCGCGCAAGCAGATGCAGGACGTCTTTGACGGCCTCGACCGCGACTGGCGCAAACAAGTGTTCATTCAGGGCAACCTGTCGAAACAGGAAACCCTCAACAAGCACAAGGCGCGGGTCGATGGCGGTGATTCCAGCGTGCTGTTCGGGCTGGCCAGTTTCGCCGAGGGTGTCGATTTGCCGGGGGCTTATTGCGAGCACGTGGTGATCGCCAAGATTCCGTTCTCGGTGCCCGATGATCCGGTCGAGGCTGCGTTGTCGGAGTGGATCGAAGCGCGCGGCGGCAATCCGTTCATGGAAATCTCCGTGCCCGATGCCTCGCTGAAACTGGTTCAGGCCTGTGGCCGTCTGCTGCGTACCGAAGAAGATCGCGGCACCATCACCTTGCTCGACCGGCGTCTGGTCACCCAGCGCTACGGCAAGGCGATCCTCAATGCGTTGCCGCCTTTCCGTCGTGAAATATCCTGAGACACGGGTGGGCCGATTGGCCCGCCGCGTTGTCTATCTCTCTGCCAGCACTTTTCCACTGGCCTTGACTGGTCGTTAGGGAGAACTCCGTTCTTATGATCCGCCGTTCGTTGCCCGCTGTTTTCGCCTTGATCTTTGCCGCGCCGTTGCTGGCCGCGCCCGCTGGTCAGCAGACGCTGTTCAACTTCGTGCGCCCGGCCGACGTGGTCAAGGTCGCCACGGAAAACGCCGACCTGCCGCAGGCCAATGCCGAACAGACTGCGGAAGGCGAAGTGCTGCGTCGGGTGACATTCAACCCGGTCGCCCGGCCGACCTTGCGCCTGACACCGCAGACCGGCGCCTGGGACTGGTCGCAGTCCGGGATGATGACCCTGCGCCTGCAGAGTGCGATGAACTGGGCGGTGACGGTTTATGTGCAGATCCAGAGCAACGATGGCCGGACTTTGCTCAGCCGCGTCGATCTGCCGGCCGGCCCCGCGCAAACCTTGCTGGTGCCGTTGGTGGCTTCGACGCCGCTGAGTCAGGGCATGAAAGCCGGGCCGCCGATGCCGATGACCGTTGACGGCCAGCGCATCCTGCTGGCCAGCAGCACGGGCGAGATCGACCGCAGCCAGGTGGTGTCGGTGAGCCTGTCGATGGATCAGCCGAAAGTTGCGCAGAGCCTGTTGCTCGAGCGTTTCGGCGTGCAGGACGGCGAGTCGGTGACGCAGGCGGTGTACGGCAATCTGCTCGATGCTTACGGGCAGTCGACCCGCAGCAAATGGCCGGAGAAAGTCAGCAGCGACGAGCAGCTGAAAAGCGCCGCCAGCAAAGAACAGCAACAACTGAACAGTTGGCTGGCCGAGCGCGAAAAGTCCTCGCTGGACAAATTCGGCGGCTGGAACAAGGGCCCGGCGTTCAAGTCCAGCGGTTTCTTCCGCACGGAAAAACACGACGGCCGCTGGTATCTGGTGACCCCTGAAGGCCATCCGTTCTACTCGCTTGGCGTCAACACCGTCAGCCCGCAAGTCAACCAGACCTACGTAGCGGGTCGCGAATACATGTTCGAATCACTGCCGAAGAACGGCGACCCGCTGGCTGCGCATTTCGGCGAGGGCGACAACCGTGGCGGTAACGGCGTCGATCAGGGGCGTGGCTACGGCAACGGCCGCTGGTACGACTTCTATGGCGCCAATCTGCAACGCCTGTACGGCGAACCGTGTCAACCGGACAGCGACAACAAGGCCGGGATCGCCGAAGCGGCGAAGGCAGGCGCGGCTGAGGCCAGTTCGGTGCAGGCGGCTGAGTCTGTGGCGGCGCCTGCCGAGCCGAAGTCAGGTATCGCCGAAGCGGCGCAGACCGACGCGGTGCAAACGTCCAGCGCGCAAGCCGCTCCGTGTACAGCCACGATTGATGAGGAACGCTGGGCTCGCCATACCCTCGACCGCCTGCAAGCCTGGGGTTTCAATACGGTTGGCAACTGGAGCGCGCCGTCCTTGGCGGACGCTGAGCGCGTGCCGTACACCTTGCCGCTGTCGATCGTCGGCGATTACGCCAGCATCAGCACCGGTAGCGACTGGTGGGGCGGCATGCCGGACCCGTTCGATCCGCGTTTCGCCATGGCCACCGAGCGCGCCGTGGCCATTGCCGCACGCGATCACCGCGACGATCCGTGGCTGATCGGTTATTACGCCGACAATGAGCTGGCTTGGGCCGGCGCCGGTGACGATCCGAAGGCTCGCTACGCGCTGGCTTACGGCACCTTGAAAATGACCACGGACGTGCCGGCCAAACGCGCCTTTCTCAAGCAATTGCGCGACAAGTACCGCAATCAGGCCGGACTGTCCAAGGCGTGGGGCATCGAGCTGCCGGCGTGGGAGTTGATGGAAGACCCGGGCTTCGTGCCGCCGCTGCCCAATCCTGAGCATCCGGAGATCGAAGCGGACTTCAAATACTTCCAGAAGGTCTTCGCCG
Protein-coding sequences here:
- a CDS encoding OmpA family protein, translated to MSIVRTALPLVLLTSVLTGCAGLQKTDWPTCAAVGGVVGAGLGATESASWAGYGALLVGGTAAAYCWVHGDGDEDGDGVPDSRDKCPGTPKGVQVDADGCPPPTPAPVVEEAVVVKEETIVIRDVHFEFDKATLTGPDKQVLDKVADRLKQESSTAQLTVTGHTDSVGSDAYNKKLSDRRAHSVVEYLIQQGVPRASFVSVSGLGESQPVADNKSADGRAQNRRTEIKIVR
- a CDS encoding OmpA family protein, with amino-acid sequence MRVFSRSVLPVLLLGSLLTGCATHSDGTAPLNQRTWPICSLLGGLVGGGLGAIESAGWAGGGAALGIVTGGLICYAQDGDEDSDGVFDRRDRCPDTPENTEVDHRGCPRPQYPVAVKPVEPAPQTEVITLSDAGNVLFDFDKSDLTPAAKAQLDTLMDKLRNADVVSIKVIGHTDSKGSDAYNQALSERRASSVAAYLLSQGLAPNKLTSEGRGESEPVADNASDEGRAENRRVELHINR
- a CDS encoding LEA type 2 family protein, translating into MLGRRRTLNFLLLMLIVNLGGCASWFSDDSVEPAVHLVKVEVVRAKLLEQKFILHFRVDNPNDSDLTVRGLEYRIHLADMLLTEGEHEHWFTVGPKRSAYFKVPIRTNLWPKIKQVVKLLKNPNQQIPYRLQGEMETGLFIAHYVHLERNGVIIPADLTPE
- a CDS encoding DUF6231 family protein, with translation MNVAISSRTPQQALAALLDRYAPARLLLIGASAFPALDAFKQAHPDTLVAHAAPGALPAELAAQRFDLALVVDCLEHLPKRDGLNLLGGIRNLNASRIAVLADLAASGWQETDFYSLALQASERFQRDEQVLTLFTYDLLDYKQVPDWLNSRFWANPENFGKYWW
- a CDS encoding CopD family protein, translated to MTPFSLVYPLHVLAALVWVGGMFFAWMVLRPAAVKALEGPARLTLWVEVFQGFFRWVWVAVILLPISGVGMLHLQQVGFETAPKYVQVMIGLYVVMTALFIRIQGLMLPELRKAVDVKDWPAGAAVLGRIRRVVGLNLLVGLVLVAVAAARPMF
- a CDS encoding SEC-C metal-binding domain-containing protein; translated protein: MTQQPHVHGPDCNHDHDHHHDHDHGHVHGPNCGHAHQEPVRNALKDVGRNDPCPCGNGKKFKKCHGA
- a CDS encoding collagen pro alpha-chain precursor, producing the protein MRKLCLLAAFISPLACAQVVNVQSNSLMRLPNTTSTLQLEKLEVADYGTLLIPSNVTELNIDELRLGHEARIAIVPAEQALELKVKRAELSDGSQITARGAPGTYEKAARAGRNLNLQFQALSAPQLTVDARGGTGAPGFVGLDGGNGEDPGCTYGSAGHGADGSDGSDGQPGAPGALVRLAVPRDFPGELIKVNVAGGAGGPAGVGGKAGKGGKSKGCLVYRADGGKNGKAGADGQPGPTGAAGAVTVQRL
- a CDS encoding beta-galactosidase, whose amino-acid sequence is MIRRSLPAVFALIFAAPLLAAPAGQQTLFNFVRPADVVKVATENADLPQANAEQTAEGEVLRRVTFNPVARPTLRLTPQTGAWDWSQSGMMTLRLQSAMNWAVTVYVQIQSNDGRTLLSRVDLPAGPAQTLLVPLVASTPLSQGMKAGPPMPMTVDGQRILLASSTGEIDRSQVVSVSLSMDQPKVAQSLLLERFGVQDGESVTQAVYGNLLDAYGQSTRSKWPEKVSSDEQLKSAASKEQQQLNSWLAEREKSSLDKFGGWNKGPAFKSSGFFRTEKHDGRWYLVTPEGHPFYSLGVNTVSPQVNQTYVAGREYMFESLPKNGDPLAAHFGEGDNRGGNGVDQGRGYGNGRWYDFYGANLQRLYGEPCQPDSDNKAGIAEAAKAGAAEASSVQAAESVAAPAEPKSGIAEAAQTDAVQTSSAQAAPCTATIDEERWARHTLDRLQAWGFNTVGNWSAPSLADAERVPYTLPLSIVGDYASISTGSDWWGGMPDPFDPRFAMATERAVAIAARDHRDDPWLIGYYADNELAWAGAGDDPKARYALAYGTLKMTTDVPAKRAFLKQLRDKYRNQAGLSKAWGIELPAWELMEDPGFVPPLPNPEHPEIEADFKYFQKVFADTYFKTISDSLKWHAPNQMLLGGRFAISTPEAVASCAQYCDVLSFNMYTLKPQDGYDFAALAALDKPVLITEFNFGSADRGPFWGGVTQLAKEEDRGPAYANFLKQALSEPSIVGVHWFQYLDQPVTGRLLDGENGHFGLVGVTDLPYQGFVEAVRKSNLQALEQLGKVAQKTPDTEAEGGRKAEAGKAPGAAQAGGHSGNGH
- a CDS encoding DUF1145 domain-containing protein, producing MKVFWGLGRLLTLLFCCVVLANQLVPFVHPLHLLVNLAGALLLLIHVLEVLLCNGSLKGRPHPWRDRGRILLFGVFHLQTIPAPAAPEASSHA
- the dinG gene encoding ATP-dependent DNA helicase DinG produces the protein MISTELKTTIQGAYSRFLEAKSLKPRYGQRLMIAEIAKVLGDIDTDDEGRRSGDPAIVAVEAGTGTGKTVAYSLAAIPTAKLAGKRLVIATATVALQEQIVYKDLPDLMRNSGLNFSFALAKGRGRYMCLSKLDMLLQEGHAQTATAQLFEEEGFKIEVDEASQKLFTSMIEKLAGNKWDGDRDSWPNALEDADWARLTTDHSQCTNRHCPNFGQCAFYKAREGMGKVDVIVTNHDMVLADLALGGGAVLPDPRDTIYVFDEGHHLPDKAIGHFAHYTRLRSTADWLETTAKNLTKLLAQHPLPGDLGKLIEQVPELAREIKTQQQFMFTACEQIADFKPGEDVEGRERPRHRFVGGVIPEDMREMGIELKKGYSRLNDLFQRLTDLLKEGMDGEVNIGIASNQAEEWYPLFGSLLSRASGNWELWTAFTAEDPEDSPPMARWLTLAESGSLFDIEVNASPILAAETLRRSLWNVAYGCLVTSATLTALGTFDRFRMRAGLPKKAVTAVVPSPFHHADAGVLRVPDLKADPRDAAAHTAAIIRELPDLVEGSRGTLVLFSSRKQMQDVFDGLDRDWRKQVFIQGNLSKQETLNKHKARVDGGDSSVLFGLASFAEGVDLPGAYCEHVVIAKIPFSVPDDPVEAALSEWIEARGGNPFMEISVPDASLKLVQACGRLLRTEEDRGTITLLDRRLVTQRYGKAILNALPPFRREIS
- a CDS encoding YchJ family protein; translated protein: MSTAICPCGSGNLLDACCGPYHDGHPAPCAEALMRSRYSAYVLGLIDYLVATTLPAQQAGLNRQSISDWSAQSTWLGLEVESSEVFGGQPEHAFVTFTARWHDTQGEHSHRERSSFVQNAGRWYFIDPTVQMKLGRNDGCPCGSGQKFKKCCAGYFGA